One window of the Chanodichthys erythropterus isolate Z2021 chromosome 2, ASM2448905v1, whole genome shotgun sequence genome contains the following:
- the mettl6 gene encoding tRNA N(3)-methylcytidine methyltransferase METTL6 has translation MSVTGELDSLHQSTDLTERTLTSEEMEKLRNDRVFVSDFKQQKLETDAQKNWDLFYKRNTTNFFKDRHWTTREFDELKNCRESEGQKLVLLEAGCGVGNCIFPLLEEDLNIFIYACDFSPRAVEFVKQNALYCTKRCLAFQCDLTKDDLQATIQVETVDVATLIFVLSAIHPEKMQKALEQIFKVLRPGGIVLFRDYGLYDHAMLRFKSGNKLGENFYVRQDGTRSFFFSREYLAGLFQQAGFETLVNEYVLRETVNKKEGLCVPRVFLQSKFRKPVPS, from the exons ATGTCAGTGACAGGTGAGTTAGACTCGCTCCATCAGTCCACTGATCTGACTGAAAGGACACTGACATCAGAAGAGATGGAGAAACTCAGAAATGACCGGGTTTTTGTGTCAGACTTCAAGCAGCAGAAACTCGAAACGGATGCTCAGAAAAACTGGGACTTATTTTATAAAAGAAACACGACGAACTTTTTCAAAGACAGACACTGGACCACCAGAGAGTTTGATGAACTGAAAAACTGCAGAGAG TCTGAGGGACAGAAGCTGGTGTTGTTGGAGGCTGGCTGTGGGGTTGGAAACTGCATTTTCCCCCTTCTAGAAGAGGATCTCAATATCTTCATCTATGCCTGTGACTTCTCTCCACGAGCTGTTGAGTTTGTGAAG CAAAATGCCTTGTATTGCACCAAGCGATGCCTTGCGTTTCAGTGTGACCTCACTAAGGATGACCTTCAGGCTACCATACAAGTGGAAACAGTGGATGTAGCCACATTGATATTTGTTTTGTCTGCTATTCATCCTGAAAAGATGCAGAAAGCCCTGGAACAGATTTTTAAG GTATTAAGACCAGGAGGTATTGTCCTCTTCAGGGACTATGGACTGTATGATCATGCCATGTTGAGGTTTAAGTCAGGCAATAAGCTGGGGGAGAATTTCTACGTAAGACAGGACGGGACCCGTTCCTTTTTCTTCTCAAGAG AGTACTTGGCTGGTTTGTTCCAACAGGCAGGATTTGAGACTCTTGTGAACGAGTATGTGTTGAGAGAAACGGTGAATAAAAAAGAGGGTCTGTGTGTTCCCCGAGTGTTCCTGCAGAGTAAATTTCGCAAACCCGTTCCCTCGTAA
- the rspo3 gene encoding R-spondin-3, with product MQLQLISIVLILHCMEYTNCQHHGSRHRQHKQGSGVSTQGCQGGCQTCSVYNGCLTCKPKLFIHLERDGMRQIGVCLASCPNGFYGTRSPDRNDCIKCGSECDSCFNRNFCLRCRAGSYLHKGKCMESCPDGLVPSDTKKECVPACPVDCDSCQNSDTCMRCVPGHFLLHGQCYHICPDEFEPNNSMECIPTAHCEVGEWGEWSPCSRLGKTCGFKWGEETRTRKVLQNPSPMGSQCPQTSEKRDCFVKRRRCKPAKGQRRGEKKKRFNLQEKENSEARRERKREREKETIDREDSESRNKTEHRRRRDQSRDAGTV from the exons AGGGTTCAGGCGTGAGCACCCAGGGATGCCAGGGAGGCTGTCAGACCTGCTCCGTTTACAATGGCTGTCTGACGTGCAAACCCAAGCTTTTTATTCACCTGGAGAGGGACGGGATGAGGCAGATCGGAGTGTGTCTGGCCTCCTGCCCCAATGGTTTCTACGGCACCCGTTCCCCCGACAGGAACGACTGCATAA AGTGTGGGTCAGAGTGCGACTCATGCTTTAACAGGAACTTCTGCCTGCGCTGCAGAGCGGGATCCTACTTGCACAAGGGCAAGTGCATGGAGAGCTGTCCAGATGGGCTGGTGCCCAGCGATACCAAGAAAGAGTGTGTCCCTG CATGTCCTGTGGACTGCGACTCCTGTCAGAACAGTGACACGTGTATGAGGTGTGTGCCGGGACACTTCCTCCTGCATGGGCAATGTTATCACATCTGCCCGGATGAGTTTGAGCCCAACAACTCAATGGAGTGCATCCCAACAG CGCACTGTGAAGTGGGAGAATGGGGCGAGTGGAGCCCCTGCTCACGCTTAGGGAAAACCTGCGGCTTCAAATGGGGTGAAGAAACAAGGACCAGGAAAGTCCTACAGAATCCCTCGCCAATGGGGAGCCAGTGCCCACAGACTTCTGAAAAGAGGGATTGCTTTGTCAAAAGAAGAAGAT GTAAGCCAGCGAAAGGCCAGCGGcggggagagaaaaaaaaacgcttTAACCTGCAGGAGAAAGAGAACTCCGAGGCCCGCCGAGAAAGGAAGAGAGAACGAGAGAAGGAGACGATCGACCGAGAAGATTCGGAAAGCCGAAACAAAACTGAGCACCGTCGCCGGAGGGATCAGAGCAGGGACGCTGGAACAGTATAA